One part of the Gemmatimonas sp. genome encodes these proteins:
- the ftsY gene encoding signal recognition particle-docking protein FtsY: protein MARLFRRKDDVPKRSLWQRFKDVVTTDMSVLFRGVDDGSLEQLETLLIESDFGVPTSLALVAEVERRHKRGEVKTEQEFRRALADGVEAALRKGNSDPALRLNPGGPTVLLVIGVNGAGKTTFIGKLSAAFRAQGKRVLLGAADTFRAGAIDQLRVWAERSGVDFVGGAPGSDPASVAYDAVDAGITRGVDLIIVDTAGRLHTSDDLMTELRKIHRVIGKRLPDAPHEILLVLDGTIGQNALSQARTFSAAVPVTGVVVTKLDGTAKGGIVVAVHEALNVPVKYVGLGEQIGDLEPFDAGEYARELVES from the coding sequence ATGGCTCGACTGTTCCGCCGAAAGGACGATGTGCCCAAGCGCTCGCTCTGGCAGCGCTTCAAGGATGTTGTCACCACCGACATGTCCGTGCTCTTCCGGGGAGTGGACGACGGCTCGCTTGAGCAGCTCGAAACGCTGCTCATCGAGAGCGACTTCGGTGTCCCCACGTCGCTGGCGCTTGTGGCCGAGGTCGAACGGCGCCACAAGCGGGGCGAGGTCAAGACCGAGCAGGAGTTCCGACGGGCGCTGGCCGACGGCGTGGAAGCGGCGCTCCGCAAGGGCAACAGCGATCCGGCACTGCGCCTCAACCCCGGTGGCCCCACCGTGCTCCTGGTGATCGGGGTCAACGGCGCCGGCAAGACCACCTTCATCGGCAAGCTCTCGGCGGCCTTCCGTGCTCAGGGAAAGCGGGTGTTGCTCGGGGCTGCCGATACCTTCCGTGCCGGCGCCATCGACCAGTTACGCGTATGGGCCGAGCGCTCGGGCGTGGACTTTGTGGGCGGTGCGCCGGGGAGCGATCCGGCGAGTGTCGCCTACGACGCCGTGGATGCCGGCATCACCCGCGGTGTGGATCTGATCATCGTGGATACGGCGGGGCGCCTCCACACGAGTGACGACCTGATGACGGAGCTGCGCAAGATTCATCGGGTGATCGGTAAACGGCTCCCCGACGCACCGCACGAGATTCTGCTCGTGCTCGATGGCACCATCGGTCAGAACGCGCTGTCGCAGGCGCGCACCTTCTCGGCGGCGGTGCCGGTCACGGGCGTGGTCGTCACCAAGCTCGATGGCACGGCCAAGGGCGGCATCGTCGTGGCCGTGCACGAGGCGCTCAACGTGCCCGTCAAGTATGTCGGGCTGGGCGAGCAGATCGGCGATCTCGAGCCCTTCGATGCCGGCGAGTACGCGCGGGAGCTGGTCGAGTCGTGA